The proteins below come from a single Myxococcus virescens genomic window:
- a CDS encoding glycosyltransferase family 9 protein, giving the protein MSWHKRLELWAKLALALVASALLWRPGRRRRPGTPLPGPRKVLLVRPDNRVGEALLTTPLMRTLKAHLPSAPEVHVLVHAKVARVLNGHPDADVIIPFDRRRIWMGPLAPGIAALRRARYDVVVDCANWESPSVTSALVSRLAGPEAVVIGPDLWPVSRLHSLPVPARTDTRNEAVQRTHLLTPLTNGAVARGLSFREPSVGPTIRAYLDALAGKPFAVINPGGRLGPRRIPPAAFAAAARALVALGRTPIVTWGPGEEALARGVVEAAPGAELAPASNLDELAALMRAAGFTLCNNTGPMHLSVAVGAPTLAFFLRMDMERWGHAYAPHRMVDLTPLVDGAGGQGLEERAAEEVRAFAANLSS; this is encoded by the coding sequence ATGTCCTGGCACAAGCGGCTCGAATTATGGGCGAAGCTGGCACTGGCGCTCGTGGCGTCCGCCCTGCTGTGGCGCCCGGGCCGCCGGCGGCGTCCTGGCACCCCACTTCCTGGTCCTCGCAAGGTGCTGCTCGTGCGGCCCGACAACCGCGTGGGCGAGGCGCTCCTCACCACGCCGTTGATGCGGACCCTCAAGGCGCACCTCCCATCCGCGCCCGAGGTCCACGTTCTGGTGCACGCGAAGGTCGCTCGAGTCCTGAACGGCCACCCGGACGCGGACGTCATCATTCCCTTCGACCGGCGCAGAATCTGGATGGGCCCCCTGGCACCCGGCATCGCCGCGCTGCGACGTGCCCGGTATGACGTCGTGGTCGACTGCGCCAACTGGGAGTCGCCCTCCGTCACGAGCGCGCTCGTGTCCCGGCTCGCGGGCCCCGAGGCCGTCGTCATCGGTCCAGACCTCTGGCCGGTGTCCCGCCTGCACTCCCTGCCCGTCCCCGCTCGCACGGACACGCGGAACGAAGCCGTTCAACGCACGCACCTGTTGACCCCGCTCACGAACGGCGCAGTGGCGCGTGGTTTGTCCTTCCGCGAGCCCTCCGTGGGCCCCACCATCCGCGCCTATCTGGACGCCCTGGCCGGGAAGCCCTTCGCGGTCATCAACCCCGGTGGGCGGTTGGGACCTCGGCGGATTCCACCCGCGGCCTTCGCCGCCGCGGCTCGGGCACTGGTGGCGCTGGGGCGTACCCCCATCGTCACCTGGGGTCCCGGGGAAGAAGCGTTGGCACGAGGGGTGGTGGAGGCAGCCCCTGGCGCCGAGCTCGCGCCCGCGAGCAACCTGGACGAACTGGCCGCCCTGATGCGCGCGGCCGGCTTCACCCTCTGCAACAACACGGGGCCCATGCACCTGTCCGTCGCGGTGGGTGCCCCCACGCTGGCCTTCTTCCTGCGGATGGACATGGAGCGCTGGGGCCATGCGTACGCCCCCCACCGCATGGTGGACCTCACCCCTCTGGTCGATGGTGCAGGCGGTCAGGGCTTGGAGGAGCGGGCCGCCGAAGAGGTCCGGGCGTTCGCGGCGAACCTCTCCTCCTGA
- a CDS encoding adenylyltransferase/cytidyltransferase family protein, whose translation MSTLEKIQSLAKVAEERERWRAEGRTVALANGVFDLLHVGHVRYLEGARALADVLVVAVNSDASTRAYKGPGRPYIPEGERAELVAALACTDRVIVFDESNVRVIIRALKPDVHVKGTDYTPDSIPEADEVRAYGGRTAVSGDPKDHSTTDLARRLGREGAG comes from the coding sequence ATGAGCACCCTCGAGAAAATCCAATCGCTCGCGAAGGTGGCGGAGGAGCGTGAGCGCTGGCGGGCTGAAGGGCGCACGGTGGCGCTGGCCAATGGCGTCTTCGACCTGCTGCACGTCGGGCATGTCCGGTACCTGGAAGGGGCGCGGGCCCTGGCGGATGTCCTCGTGGTGGCGGTGAACTCGGACGCTTCCACCCGGGCCTACAAGGGCCCCGGCCGGCCCTACATCCCCGAGGGCGAGCGGGCGGAGCTCGTCGCGGCGCTGGCCTGCACGGACCGGGTCATCGTCTTCGACGAGTCCAACGTTCGCGTCATCATCCGGGCGTTGAAGCCGGACGTGCACGTGAAGGGCACGGACTACACCCCGGACAGCATCCCCGAGGCCGACGAGGTTCGCGCCTATGGTGGGCGGACAGCCGTCTCAGGAGACCCGAAGGACCACAGCACCACGGACCTGGCCCGGCGGCTGGGCCGTGAGGGGGCGGGGTAG
- a CDS encoding bifunctional heptose 7-phosphate kinase/heptose 1-phosphate adenyltransferase, translating to MAAVSPVRSMPSLARLPHAFARRKVLLVGDLVADHYIYGQTDRVSREAPVLIVRYESAEVKLGGGANVAANVRALSGQVSAVGALGQDEMGKELRRLCAESGIQLDAVSGRGVETETKTRILAGGVSTTRQQMLRLDRGQRGALPPKMRKALARQVEASAQDADAVVVSDYGAGVLGDEVRDVLRRLAADGMPVCVDSRYALSSFSGLTVCKPNEPELEALAGRPVRTQEDMLEAGHAALKRLACRALLVTRGRHGMALFDADGGVDLIPVHGAKAAVDVTGAGDTVIATFALALAAKASLGDAARLANVAGSLVVQKPGTATVSRDELLEELRSAR from the coding sequence ATGGCCGCAGTCTCGCCCGTTCGTTCGATGCCGTCGCTCGCCCGCCTGCCGCACGCGTTTGCCCGCCGCAAGGTGTTGCTGGTGGGCGACCTCGTTGCTGACCACTACATCTATGGACAGACGGACCGGGTGAGCCGGGAGGCGCCCGTGCTCATCGTCCGCTACGAGTCCGCGGAGGTGAAGCTCGGAGGAGGCGCCAACGTGGCGGCCAACGTGCGAGCCCTGTCCGGTCAGGTCTCCGCGGTCGGCGCGCTGGGGCAGGACGAGATGGGCAAGGAGCTGCGCCGCCTCTGTGCCGAGTCCGGCATCCAACTGGACGCGGTGAGCGGCCGCGGCGTCGAGACGGAGACGAAGACGCGCATCCTGGCCGGTGGGGTGAGCACCACGCGGCAGCAGATGTTGCGGTTGGACCGAGGCCAGCGAGGCGCGCTCCCCCCGAAGATGCGCAAGGCGCTGGCGCGGCAGGTCGAAGCCTCCGCCCAGGACGCGGACGCGGTGGTGGTGTCCGACTACGGCGCGGGTGTGCTGGGGGACGAGGTGCGCGATGTGCTGCGTCGCCTGGCCGCGGACGGCATGCCCGTGTGTGTGGACAGCCGCTATGCCCTGTCATCTTTCTCGGGGCTCACGGTCTGCAAGCCCAACGAGCCGGAGCTGGAGGCGCTCGCGGGGCGGCCCGTGCGGACCCAGGAGGACATGCTGGAGGCGGGGCACGCCGCGTTGAAGCGACTGGCGTGCCGCGCGCTCCTGGTGACGCGAGGCCGCCATGGCATGGCACTCTTCGATGCGGACGGGGGCGTGGACCTCATCCCCGTCCATGGCGCGAAGGCGGCGGTGGATGTGACGGGCGCGGGAGACACCGTGATTGCGACGTTTGCCCTGGCGCTCGCCGCGAAGGCCTCGCTCGGCGATGCGGCGCGGCTGGCGAACGTGGCGGGCTCGTTGGTGGTGCAGAAGCCGGGCACCGCGACGGTGTCTCGCGATGAACTGCTCGAAGAGCTTCGGAGCGCGAGATGA